A single genomic interval of Malania oleifera isolate guangnan ecotype guangnan chromosome 11, ASM2987363v1, whole genome shotgun sequence harbors:
- the LOC131168014 gene encoding calcium-dependent mitochondrial ATP-magnesium/phosphate carrier protein 2-like isoform X2, producing MEATARNEKEQWQSRGRGCNPVRKPGPVSMDHVLLALRETKEERELRIRSLFNFFDAKNAGYLDYAQIETGLSALSIPAEYKYAKDLLNVCDANRDGRVDYQEFRRYMDDKELELYRIFQAIDVEHNGCILPEELWDALVRAGIEINDEELARFVDRVDKDNNGVITFEEWRDFLLLYPHEATIENIYHYWERVCLVDIGEQTVIPEGISKHVHASRYLIAGGVAGAASRTATAPLDRLKVVLQVQTARAHIMPAVKEIWKEGGLFGFFRGNGLNVLKVAPESAIRFYMFEMLKKFIANAKGEEKADIGASGRLLAGGMAGAVAQTAIYPMDLVKTRLQTYTCESGKIPKLSTLSKDIWVQEGPRAFYKGLVPSLLGIIPYAGIDLAAYETLKDLSKKYILIDSDPGPLVQLGCGTVSGALGATCVYPLQVVRTRMQAQRPNSGASYKGMSDVFQRTFQREGFRGFYKGLFPNLLKVVPSASITYMVYESMKKSLDLD from the exons ATGGAGGCAACGGCAAGAAACGAGAAGGAGCAGTGGCAATCCCGGGGGCGTGGGTGCAATCCGGTTAGGAAACCGGGGCCAGTATCCATGGATCATGTTCTTCTGGCATTGCGGGAGACCAAGGAAGAGAGGGAGCTCAGAATTCGCAGtctcttcaatttctttgatGCAAAAAATGCTGGGTACTTGGATTATGCCCAGATTGAGACTGGTCTCTCTGCTCTCTCTATACCTGCAGAATACAAGTATGCTAAGGACCTGTTAAATGTGTGCGATGCTAATCGAGATGGCCGTGTTGATTACCAGGAATTCCGACGCTACATGGACGATAAGGAGCTTGAACTCTACCGCATATTCCAAGCCATTGATGTCGAACACAATGGTTGCATTTTACCAGAAGAGCTCTGGGATGCACTTGTTCGGGCAG GGATTGAAATTAATGATGAGGAACTTGCCCGTTTTGTTGATCGTGTGGATAAGGATAACAATGGGGTTATAACTTTTGAAGAATGGAGAGATTTTCTTCTACTCTATCCTCATGAGGCTACTATTGAGAACATCTATCATTACTGGGAAAGAGTATGCCTTGTTGATATTGgggaacaaactgtaattccggAGGGCATCAGTAAACATGTTCATGCGAGCAGATATTTGATTGCAGGGGGTGTTGCTGGAGCAGCATCTCGCACAGCAACTGCTCCTCTTGATCGATTAAAAGTTGTTTTGCAAGTACAGACAGCTCGAGCTCATATCATGCCCGCAGTAAAGGAAATATGGAAGGAAGGTGGTCTCTTTGGATTTTTCCGGGGCAATGGATTAAATGTCCTGAAGGTGGCACCTGAAAGTGCTATAAGGTTTTACATGTTTGAAATGCTGAAAAAGTTCATAGCGAATGCTAAAGGGGAAGAAAAGGCGGATATTGGTGCTTCGGGGCGCCTTTTAGCTGGAGGTATGGCAGGTGCTGTGGCACAGACAGCCATATACCCGATGGATCTTGTGAAAACCCGTCTGCAAACTTATACCTGCGAGAGTGGAAAAATTCCCAAGTTGAGCACTCTCTCAAAGGATATATGGGTTCAAGAGGGGCCCCGAGCCTTTTATAAGGGCCTTGTTCCATCTCTTCTTGGTATCATTCCGTATGCTGGCATAGATCTTGCTGCCTATGAGACCTTGAAAGATCTGTCTAAAAAATATATTCTCATTGACAGTG ATCCTGGTCCCCTTGTGCAACTGGGTTGTGGGACAGTATCTGGAGCTCTTGGTGCGACATGTGTTTATCCATTGCAGGTTGTCCGAACAAG AATGCAAGCCCAGCGTCCTAATTCAGGTGCTTCTTATAAGGGAATGTCAGATGTGTTCCAGAGAACCTTCCAACGCGAAGGGTTTAGGGGATTTTATAAAGGATTATTCCCTAACCTGCTCAAAGTTGTCCCTTCTGCAAGCATTACGTATATGGTCTATGAAAGCATGAAAAAAAGCCTGGATCTGGACTGA
- the LOC131168014 gene encoding calcium-dependent mitochondrial ATP-magnesium/phosphate carrier protein 3-like isoform X1: MEATARNEKEQWQSRGRGCNPVRKPGPVSMDHVLLALRETKEERELRIRSLFNFFDAKNAGYLDYAQIETGLSALSIPAEYKYAKDLLNVCDANRDGRVDYQEFRRYMDDKELELYRIFQAIDVEHNGCILPEELWDALVRAGIEINDEELARFVDRVDKDNNGVITFEEWRDFLLLYPHEATIENIYHYWERVCLVDIGEQTVIPEGISKHVHASRYLIAGGVAGAASRTATAPLDRLKVVLQVQTARAHIMPAVKEIWKEGGLFGFFRGNGLNVLKVAPESAIRFYMFEMLKKFIANAKGEEKADIGASGRLLAGGMAGAVAQTAIYPMDLVKTRLQTYTCESGKIPKLSTLSKDIWVQEGPRAFYKGLVPSLLGIIPYAGIDLAAYETLKDLSKKYILIDSGMIFLICSFRVLFSFVQFCSCLLHLFWGFEPVFMLYGYLFCYYYYYYFYILCRSWSPCATGLWDSIWSSWCDMCLSIAGCPNKVRSSCLSILLVS; the protein is encoded by the exons ATGGAGGCAACGGCAAGAAACGAGAAGGAGCAGTGGCAATCCCGGGGGCGTGGGTGCAATCCGGTTAGGAAACCGGGGCCAGTATCCATGGATCATGTTCTTCTGGCATTGCGGGAGACCAAGGAAGAGAGGGAGCTCAGAATTCGCAGtctcttcaatttctttgatGCAAAAAATGCTGGGTACTTGGATTATGCCCAGATTGAGACTGGTCTCTCTGCTCTCTCTATACCTGCAGAATACAAGTATGCTAAGGACCTGTTAAATGTGTGCGATGCTAATCGAGATGGCCGTGTTGATTACCAGGAATTCCGACGCTACATGGACGATAAGGAGCTTGAACTCTACCGCATATTCCAAGCCATTGATGTCGAACACAATGGTTGCATTTTACCAGAAGAGCTCTGGGATGCACTTGTTCGGGCAG GGATTGAAATTAATGATGAGGAACTTGCCCGTTTTGTTGATCGTGTGGATAAGGATAACAATGGGGTTATAACTTTTGAAGAATGGAGAGATTTTCTTCTACTCTATCCTCATGAGGCTACTATTGAGAACATCTATCATTACTGGGAAAGAGTATGCCTTGTTGATATTGgggaacaaactgtaattccggAGGGCATCAGTAAACATGTTCATGCGAGCAGATATTTGATTGCAGGGGGTGTTGCTGGAGCAGCATCTCGCACAGCAACTGCTCCTCTTGATCGATTAAAAGTTGTTTTGCAAGTACAGACAGCTCGAGCTCATATCATGCCCGCAGTAAAGGAAATATGGAAGGAAGGTGGTCTCTTTGGATTTTTCCGGGGCAATGGATTAAATGTCCTGAAGGTGGCACCTGAAAGTGCTATAAGGTTTTACATGTTTGAAATGCTGAAAAAGTTCATAGCGAATGCTAAAGGGGAAGAAAAGGCGGATATTGGTGCTTCGGGGCGCCTTTTAGCTGGAGGTATGGCAGGTGCTGTGGCACAGACAGCCATATACCCGATGGATCTTGTGAAAACCCGTCTGCAAACTTATACCTGCGAGAGTGGAAAAATTCCCAAGTTGAGCACTCTCTCAAAGGATATATGGGTTCAAGAGGGGCCCCGAGCCTTTTATAAGGGCCTTGTTCCATCTCTTCTTGGTATCATTCCGTATGCTGGCATAGATCTTGCTGCCTATGAGACCTTGAAAGATCTGTCTAAAAAATATATTCTCATTGACAGTGGTATGATCTTCCTTATTTGCAGTTTTAGAGtcttattttcttttgttcaATTTTGCTCCTGTTTGTTGCATTTATTTTGGGGTTTTGAACCTGTGTTTATGTTGTATGgttatttattttgttattattattattattatttttacattttatgtagATCCTGGTCCCCTTGTGCAACTGGGTTGTGGGACAGTATCTGGAGCTCTTGGTGCGACATGTGTTTATCCATTGCAGGTTGTCCGAACAAGGTACGTAGTAGCTGTTTATCCATCTTGCTTGTTTCCTGA